One genomic window of Stieleria sp. JC731 includes the following:
- a CDS encoding PP2C family protein-serine/threonine phosphatase, with product MTESEFEFTQSETFGQTDIGQRRAINQDQFLIAELSKSMLVSASSLEEIPAGRFHGRMQGQVLLVADGMGGHAAGEKASSVAAQHLISRLLNSVHWFFHSDEDSEEVFVDALRRLLRDAHSRVLAEAQGDSNNAGMGTTLTMAYINWPTMYVVHAGDSRCYLIRNGAPKQVTKDHTLARQMVEAGGMKPEDEATSRWSNVLWNVLGGHGEREILAEVHRIDLQHGDSVLLCSDGLYRYLDDKQLASFVQQQQDASLLCRQLIDFANESGGEDNITVVVTHPKPTDRPNLSDSSLTIDNSIAETVSERPTDDVTQLP from the coding sequence ATGACCGAATCCGAGTTCGAATTTACTCAGTCAGAAACGTTCGGCCAAACCGATATTGGCCAACGTCGCGCGATCAACCAAGACCAATTCTTGATCGCTGAACTCAGTAAATCGATGCTGGTTTCGGCATCTAGCCTGGAAGAAATCCCGGCTGGCCGCTTTCACGGTCGAATGCAGGGCCAAGTGCTGCTGGTTGCCGACGGCATGGGCGGCCACGCGGCAGGCGAAAAAGCCAGCAGCGTCGCAGCGCAGCATCTGATCTCGCGACTGTTAAACAGTGTCCATTGGTTCTTCCATTCGGACGAAGACAGCGAAGAAGTCTTTGTCGATGCCCTTCGGCGATTGCTGCGGGATGCTCATTCCAGGGTTCTGGCCGAAGCCCAAGGTGATTCCAATAACGCTGGCATGGGAACCACATTGACGATGGCCTACATCAATTGGCCAACCATGTATGTCGTCCACGCCGGTGACAGCCGTTGCTACCTGATCCGAAATGGTGCCCCCAAGCAAGTCACTAAAGACCACACACTCGCCAGGCAAATGGTCGAAGCCGGAGGGATGAAGCCGGAAGACGAAGCGACCAGCCGCTGGAGCAATGTGCTTTGGAATGTCCTCGGTGGGCACGGAGAACGGGAGATCCTGGCGGAGGTGCACCGCATCGATTTACAACACGGTGACTCGGTCCTGCTTTGTAGCGACGGGCTTTATCGCTACCTGGACGACAAACAACTTGCCTCATTCGTTCAACAGCAACAGGACGCATCACTGCTGTGTCGCCAACTGATTGATTTTGCGAACGAATCCGGCGGCGAAGACAACATCACCGTTGTCGTTACTCATCCCAAACCGACCGATCGCCCGAATCTCAGTGACAGCAGTCTGACGATCGATAATTCCATCGCCGAAACGGTTTCCGAGCGTCCCACCGATGATGTCACTCAGCTGCCCTAG
- a CDS encoding SET domain-containing protein, whose product MELSKKRRRKLQAQVDKDYGYRAYEDRDVYVAELKGKGRGIIASRQFLPGELVIEITGQLIAADVYDGSTYAMNLDDNWYLEPTIPGAYINHSCNPNCDMVQVTDTSNGLVARCNIEPGTELTFDYQWEAQWWIPKCCCGARNCRGWVVAESDLKKMKRIASREKRKAK is encoded by the coding sequence ATGGAACTATCAAAGAAACGGCGCCGCAAGCTTCAGGCCCAAGTCGACAAGGATTACGGCTACCGAGCCTACGAAGACCGCGATGTTTACGTTGCGGAGCTGAAAGGAAAAGGACGCGGCATTATTGCCTCGCGACAATTCTTGCCGGGCGAGCTGGTAATCGAGATCACCGGCCAACTGATCGCCGCCGATGTCTACGACGGTTCGACTTACGCGATGAACTTGGATGACAATTGGTACCTCGAGCCGACAATTCCGGGGGCCTACATCAACCATTCCTGCAATCCCAATTGCGACATGGTGCAGGTCACCGATACCTCCAACGGTTTGGTTGCCCGCTGCAATATCGAACCGGGAACTGAGTTGACGTTCGACTACCAGTGGGAAGCCCAATGGTGGATTCCGAAGTGCTGTTGTGGCGCGCGGAATTGTCGAGGCTGGGTGGTGGCCGAGAGCGATCTAAAGAAAATGAAGCGAATCGCGAGCCGCGAAAAACGCAAAGCGAAATAA